The following coding sequences lie in one Arachis hypogaea cultivar Tifrunner chromosome 9, arahy.Tifrunner.gnm2.J5K5, whole genome shotgun sequence genomic window:
- the LOC112712579 gene encoding uncharacterized protein, whose product MDFSSRDINEDSILRCPFLRNINEPTNFSFSSPLAFSMPVREAKGPIFEDGPNFDLAFRLFHGSDGVVPLSERSFRRTEKVKPEAPSSQFNPLAAKAATISLSSFGFGGAFGFDAFSEKWNNQKRKSKSSKKEPSSQDGSHHEATGNDWLQNGNCPIAKSYRAVSNVLPLVAKVVQLPPGMKYKCPPAVVAARAALARTAFAKNLRPQSLPTKVLAIGMLGMAANVPLGVWREHTKKFSPSWFAAVHAAVPFIAMLRKSVLMPKSAMAFTIAASVLGQVIGSRAERYRLKAIAARKLSIPDTSDVASTSASASASALASASASDKLQIVKTKERHCGETMDWNAVSLQLAGSSSTDVFC is encoded by the exons ATGGATTTCTCTTCAAGAGACATAAATGAGGACTCTATTCTTAGGTGCCCATTCTTGAGGAACATCAATGAACCTACTAACTTCTCATTTTCTTCTCCTTTGGCTTTCTCCATGCCT GTGCGTGAAGCTAAAGGTCCAATTTTTGAAGATGGTCCCAATTTTGATTTGGCGTTTAGGCTTTTCCATGGAAGTGATGGTGTCGTCCCCCTATCTGAGAGATCTTTTCGGCGTACAGAGAAAGTGAAGCCTGAGGCTCCCTCATCCCAATTCAATCCTTTGGCTGCAAAGGCTGCTACCATTAGTCTGTCATCATTTGGATTTGGTGGGGCTTTTGGTTTTGATGCATTTTCTGAGAAATGGAACAACcagaaaagaaaatccaaatcatCAAAAAAGGAGCCTTCTTCACAG GATGGTTCACACCATGAGGCAACAGGCAATGATTGGCTGCAAAATGGTAATTGTCCAATTGCAAAATCATACCGAGCAGTTAGTAACGTCCTCCCACTTGTCGCAAAGGTCGTACAACTTCCTCCAGGGATGAAATACAAGTGCCCGCCAGCAGTAGTTGCTGCTCGGGCAGCTCTAGCGCGCACCGCGTTTGCAAAGAACCTTCGCCCACAGTCCCTCCCCACAAAAGTTCTTGCAATTGGGATGCTAGGAATGGCTGCTAATGTTCCCTTGGGTGTATGGAGAGAGCATACAAAGAAATTTTCACCCTCATGGTTTGCCGCCGTCCATGCAGCTGTTCCATTCATAGCGATGCTAAGGAAGTCAGTCCTGATGCCCAAATCGGCTATGGCGTTTACTATTGCAGCATCTGTGTTGGGCCAAGTGATTGGATCAAGGGCAGAGAGGTACAGGTTGAAGGCAATCGCTGCAAGAAAACTATCTATACCAGATACCTCTGATGTCGCATCTACTTCTGCCTCAGCTTCAGCTTCGGCTTTGGCTTCGGCTTCGGCTTCGGACAAGCTACAGATTGTTAAAACAAAAGAGAGGCACTGTGGTGAAACAATGGATTGGAATGCAGTGTCTCTTCAGCTTGCTGGATCATCATCAactgatgtattttgttga